The following are encoded in a window of Phocoena phocoena chromosome 2, mPhoPho1.1, whole genome shotgun sequence genomic DNA:
- the CELF6 gene encoding CUGBP Elav-like family member 6 isoform X4, with the protein MKDHDAIKLFVGQIPRGLDEQDLKPLFEEFGRIYELTVLKDRLTGLHKGCAFLTYCARDSALKAQSALHEQKTLPGMNRPIQVKPAASEGRGEDRKLFVGMLGKQQGEEDVRRLFQPFGHIEECTVLRSPDGTSKGCAFVKFGSQGEAQAAIQSLHGSRTMAGASSSLVVKLADTDRERALRRMQQMAGQLSALQPAPLPLGACGAYTTILQHQAALLAAAQGPGLGPVAAVAAQMQHVAAFSLAGLRPDSSTSSPPAANSPQGGGPSTLPGLPAPIGVNGFGPLTPQTNGQPGSDSLYNNGLSPYPAQSPGVADPLQQAYAGMHHYAGFTWPAYPSAYAPVSTTFPQQPSGLPQQQREGPEGCNLFIYHLPQEFGDAELIQTFLPFGAVVSAKVFVDRATNQSKCFGFVSFDNPTSAQTAIQAMNGFQIGMKRLKVQLKRPKDANRPY; encoded by the exons ATGAAGGACCACGACGCCATCAAGCTCTTCGTGGGGCAGATCCCGAGGGGCTTGGACGAGCAAGACCTCAAGCCGCTGTTCGAGGAGTTCGGCCGCATCTACGAGCTGACGGTGCTGAAGGACCGGCTCACCGGCCTCCACAAAG GCTGTGCCTTCCTCACCTACTGCGCCCGGGACTCTGCTCTCAAGGCCCAGAGTGCACTGCACGAGCAGAAGACCCTGCCAGGG ATGAATCGTCCCATCCAAGTGAAGCCGGCTGCCAGTGAGGGCCGAGGAG AGGACCGAAAACTGTTTGTGGGTATGCTGGGCAAGCAGCAGGGTGAGGAGGACGTCAGACGCCTGTTCCAGCCCTTTGGCCACATCGAGGAGTGCACCGTCTTGCGGAGCCCCGATGGCACCAGTAAAG GCTGTGCCTTTGTGAAGTTCGGGAGTCAAGGGGAAGCTCAGGCGGCCATCCAGAGTCTGCACGGCAGCAGGACCATGGCG GGCGCCTCGTCCAGCCTCGTGGTCAAGCTGGCGGACACGGACCGCGAGCGCGCGCTGCGGCGGATGCAGCAGATGGCGGGCCAGCTGAGTGCCTTGCAACCGGCGCCGCTGCCGCTGGGGGCCTGCGGAGCCTACACCACC ATCCTGCAGCACCAGGCGGCCCTACTGGCGGCGGCGCAGGGCCCGGGCCTCGGCCCGGTGGCCGCAGTGGCGGCACAGATGCAGCACGTGGCGGCCTTCAGCCTG GCGGGGCTGCGGCCTGACTCTTCCACTTCCTCGCCACCTGCAGCCAATTCCCCGCAGGGCGGTGGCCCCAGCACGCTTCCGGGTCTCCCGGCGCCCATCGGGGTCAATGGATTCGGCCCCCTGACCCCCCAGACCAACGGGCAACCTGGCTCGGACAGTCTCTACAATAACGGGCTCTCTCCTTACCCAG cccagagTCCCGGCGTGGCTGACCCCCTGCAGCAGGCCTACGCTGGGATGCACCACTACGCAGGTTTCACTTGGC CAGCCTATCCGTCGGCCTATGCCCCAGTGAGCACAACTTTTCCCCAGCAGCCTTCAGGCCTGCCccagcagcaaagagaag GCCCCGAAGGCTGTAACCTCTTCATCTATCACCTGCCTCAGGAGTTTGGTGATGCAGAACTCATCCAGACATTCCTGCCCTTTGGAGCCGTTGTCTCTGCCAAAGTCTTTGTGGATCGAGCCACCAACCAGAGCAAGTGTTTCG GGTTTGTTAGCTTTGACAATCCAACCAGTGCCCAGACAGCTATTCAGGCCATGAATGGCTTTCAGATTGGCATGAAGAGGCTCAAGGTCCAGCTAAAGAGGCCCAAGGATGCCAACCGGCCTTACTGA